From the Streptomyces sp. Sge12 genome, the window CGCTGCGCGGCGGTGGGGGCGGCAACTTCGGGGTGGTCACCGAGTTCCGCTTCCGGTCGCACCCGGTGGGATCCTGCGCCTTCGCCGAACTGCACTGGCCCGCCGCGGAGTCCGCGGCCGTGCTGCGCGGCTGGCAGCGCTGGCTGGCCGCGCTGGCGGACCCGTTCTGGAGCCAGGTGGAATTCACCGTCGAGTCCGGGACCGGGACCGGGGCCGGGGCTGCGGGGCCGCCCGCGGTGCGGGTGGTCTGCCTCGACGGACGCCACGAGCTGGAACGGCAGTTGACCCGGCTGGCGGACCTGGTCGGCGGGGCGCCGCGGGACAGCTGGATCGTCGTACGCAGCCACGAGGACACGGTCCGCGCCCTGTCCGGCTGCCTGGAGCTGAGCCCCGCCCAGTGCCGGCTGCCGGGAACCCTGCCCGGCCGGGACCCGCAGGGGCGGCTCGGCCGGGACTCCTACGCCGCCCGCTCCGACTTCTGGGCGGGCGGCGGCCTGCCGGACGCGGCGATCGGCGCGGTCCTCGACGGTGTCCGGCGGTACGGGGCGGGCGTCCCGGCGGGCGGGCGGGGCGTGGTGCAGTTCGACGGGGTCTGCGGGGGTGCGGTGAACCGGGTCCCGGCCGGCGGCACCGCCTTCGTGCACCGCGACAGCGCCTTCCTCGCCCAGTACCTCGCCTACTGGCCCGAGTCCGCGCCCGCCGCCGAGGTGGCCCGGCACCAGGGCTGGCTCGACGGGCTCTGGCAGGCCCTGCGCCCCTGGGCGAGCGGGCACGCGTACCAGAACTACATCGACCCGAAGCTCACCGACTGGCGCGAGGCCTACTACGGCGCGAACCTCGCCCGCCTGCAGGAGGTCCGGCGTGCCTACGACCCGGACCGGCTCTTCCGTTTCCCCCAGGCCGTTTAGGGAGTGTCCGGCATGCGACGTACGTTGACGATGGCCGCGGTGGCGGCGGCCGCCCTGCTCGTGGCGGTGCCGGGCGGGCCGCTGCCCGTGGCCCGGGCCGAGGCCGGGAGCGTCGTCGCCCCGGCGGCCGCGGGCCGCTGGTCGGCGCGCGAGGCCGGGGCCTTCTGGACCGCGGAACGGATGGCCTCCGCGATTCCGTTGCCGCCCGTACTGCCCGTGCCGCCCGAATCGGCCGAACTGTCCGAAGCAGCAGAGCCGATGGATCCGGTGCCGCCCGTGGATCCGGTGGATCCGGCGACCCCAGTGGGTCCGGCGACACCGGTGGATCCGGTGGATCCGGTGGACCCGGTGGATCCGGTGGACCCGGTGGACCCGGTGGACCCGGCGACCCCGGTGGATTCCGTGGATCCGGCGACCCCTGCGACCCCGGAGGACCCGGTGACCCCGGTGGACCCGGCGACCCCGGTGGACCCGGTGAACCCGGTCGTTCCGGTGCCGTCCGAGCCGGTCCCGGGTGCCACACCCGCCACGCCCACCCCGGTCGGGACGGAGCTGCCCGTGCCGTCCACGCCCCCGGCCGCCACCCCCACGCCCTCCCCGACCCCGACCCCCGCACCCACACGGACCCGCACACCGTCGGCTCCGGCCCCGGCCCCGGCCGTCGTCCCGCGGCTGCCGGCCCTCACCCCCGGCGTCGGGCAGAACTTCGACGGCGTCCCGGTCGCCGGCCGGATGTTCCTCGTCAAGGGCGGCGGGTCCTACTTCTGCACCGCGAGCGTGGTCTCCTCCCCCGGCCGCAACCTCGTGATCAGCGCCGCGCACTGCCTGACCGGCTCCGACACCCAGCAGGTGGCCTTCGTACCGAAGTACACGAAGGCCAAACCGCAGCCGTACGGCATGTTCCCGGTCCTGCGGGACGCGGGCGGACGCTCCCGGATCTGGATCGACCCCCGCTACCGGTCCCAGGGCGTCGACCGAGC encodes:
- a CDS encoding FAD-binding oxidoreductase, coding for MSLHRRQVLGSAAAAVLATVGAAARTPDYGALARGIDGRVVLPGDPDHPEARRLFQPRYDSVAPAAVAYPAHAGDVAGCLDFARRSGAPVVPRGGGHSYAGWSTRAGGLVVDTGAMAAVSVDGDGVRIGAGARLGDVHAALAGRGRSVPTGLCPSVGIAGLTLGGGLGLASRAYGTTADRLTGAQVVTPDGTVRKVSADRDPELFWALRGGGGGNFGVVTEFRFRSHPVGSCAFAELHWPAAESAAVLRGWQRWLAALADPFWSQVEFTVESGTGTGAGAAGPPAVRVVCLDGRHELERQLTRLADLVGGAPRDSWIVVRSHEDTVRALSGCLELSPAQCRLPGTLPGRDPQGRLGRDSYAARSDFWAGGGLPDAAIGAVLDGVRRYGAGVPAGGRGVVQFDGVCGGAVNRVPAGGTAFVHRDSAFLAQYLAYWPESAPAAEVARHQGWLDGLWQALRPWASGHAYQNYIDPKLTDWREAYYGANLARLQEVRRAYDPDRLFRFPQAV
- a CDS encoding S1 family peptidase, encoding MRRTLTMAAVAAAALLVAVPGGPLPVARAEAGSVVAPAAAGRWSAREAGAFWTAERMASAIPLPPVLPVPPESAELSEAAEPMDPVPPVDPVDPATPVGPATPVDPVDPVDPVDPVDPVDPVDPATPVDSVDPATPATPEDPVTPVDPATPVDPVNPVVPVPSEPVPGATPATPTPVGTELPVPSTPPAATPTPSPTPTPAPTRTRTPSAPAPAPAVVPRLPALTPGVGQNFDGVPVAGRMFLVKGGGSYFCTASVVSSPGRNLVISAAHCLTGSDTQQVAFVPKYTKAKPQPYGMFPVLRDAGGRSRIWIDPRYRSQGVDRAATLDVAFAQVGPNARGVPVESVVGGNRLVTGAGYAHAKVTLIGYPSSAARPRLCANRTTKFTSADARIPGSFLRINCTGYPGGTSGGPFLNRYNARTGTGDVVGVIGGWKTGGDKSDTSYSSYFGADIRKLYEKAVAGAKASR